From the genome of Fimbriimonadaceae bacterium, one region includes:
- a CDS encoding beta-N-acetylhexosaminidase: MSILTTAILATAVQTQAMMPNIIPQPSKIELKEGRFLLKSDSMIGSTGDTAVLGKSLQRDLSAATGYDLGVAPDKGRHSISLALDKKLSALGDEGYRLSVKKDRVEIRAFKPAGAFYAIQTLRQLFPPEIFRKARVEGVEWSIPCVEIEDQPRFSWRGAHLDVARHFMPKEFIFKFLDLMALHKLNTFHWHLTEDQGWRLEIKRYPKLTEVGAWRKDTMLTYSPATYTGKPHGGFYTQDDAREVVAYAAERHITVVPEIEMPGHAQAAIAAYPDLGNTNQPLEVMTKWGVSDNVFNVEESTFKFLKNVLDEVMEIFPSKFIHIGGDECPKTQWKNSPRAQAKMKELGLKDEHELQSWFIRQFDNYLVSNGRRLIGWSEILEGGIADNAALMVWLGTEGALSAARSKHDVVMAQTSHTYFDYYQSRDRAKEPHGIGGYLPLETVYGYEPIPKELEKEFHQHIQGCQFQLWTEYMHNPKHVEYMAFPRACALAEVAWTQPANKDYAGFMGRLATHLKRLNILDVNFRKLDGAETAIAEKATD; this comes from the coding sequence ATGAGCATCCTCACAACCGCCATCCTTGCCACTGCCGTCCAAACCCAAGCCATGATGCCCAACATCATCCCCCAACCCTCAAAGATTGAATTGAAGGAGGGTCGTTTTCTCCTCAAGTCAGACTCAATGATCGGCTCCACCGGAGACACCGCTGTACTGGGCAAATCGCTTCAGCGCGACCTCTCTGCAGCCACAGGCTATGACCTCGGGGTCGCCCCAGATAAGGGAAGACACAGCATTTCTCTCGCCCTGGACAAGAAGCTCTCCGCGCTCGGGGACGAAGGCTATCGCCTCTCCGTCAAGAAAGACCGCGTCGAAATCCGCGCCTTTAAGCCCGCCGGAGCCTTCTACGCCATCCAAACCTTGCGCCAGCTTTTCCCACCCGAAATCTTCCGCAAAGCCAGGGTCGAAGGCGTCGAATGGAGCATCCCCTGCGTCGAGATCGAGGACCAGCCCCGGTTCTCCTGGCGCGGCGCCCACCTCGACGTCGCCCGCCACTTCATGCCCAAGGAGTTCATCTTCAAGTTCCTGGACCTCATGGCCCTCCACAAGCTCAACACCTTCCACTGGCACCTCACCGAGGACCAAGGCTGGCGCCTGGAGATCAAGCGCTATCCCAAGCTCACCGAGGTCGGCGCATGGCGAAAGGACACGATGCTCACCTACAGCCCTGCCACCTACACCGGCAAACCCCACGGAGGCTTCTACACCCAGGACGACGCCCGCGAAGTCGTCGCCTACGCAGCGGAGCGGCATATCACCGTCGTGCCCGAGATCGAGATGCCCGGACACGCCCAAGCTGCCATCGCCGCCTACCCCGACCTCGGCAACACGAACCAGCCGCTCGAAGTCATGACGAAGTGGGGTGTCTCCGACAACGTCTTCAACGTCGAGGAGAGCACCTTCAAGTTTCTCAAAAACGTGCTTGACGAAGTCATGGAGATCTTCCCCAGCAAGTTCATCCACATCGGCGGCGACGAGTGCCCCAAGACGCAGTGGAAGAACAGCCCGCGCGCCCAGGCCAAGATGAAGGAGCTGGGGCTGAAAGACGAGCACGAGCTGCAGAGCTGGTTCATCCGACAGTTCGACAACTACCTTGTCAGCAATGGCCGTAGGCTGATCGGATGGTCGGAAATCCTGGAGGGCGGTATCGCCGACAACGCCGCGCTCATGGTCTGGCTCGGCACCGAAGGAGCCCTATCTGCCGCCCGATCAAAGCACGACGTGGTCATGGCCCAAACCAGCCACACCTATTTCGACTATTACCAGTCCCGCGACAGAGCCAAAGAGCCCCACGGCATCGGCGGGTATCTGCCCCTCGAAACCGTCTACGGCTACGAGCCGATCCCCAAAGAGCTGGAAAAGGAGTTCCACCAACACATCCAAGGGTGCCAGTTCCAACTCTGGACCGAGTACATGCATAACCCCAAGCACGTGGAATACATGGCCTTCCCCCGCGCCTGCGCCCTCGCCGAAGTCGCCTGGACCCAGCCCGCAAACAAGGACTACGCAGGCTTCATGGGTCGGCTCGCAACCCACCTAAAGCGGCTGAACATCCTGGATGTGAACTTCAGAAAGCTGGATGGAGCAGAGACGGCAATTGCGGAGAAGGCGACGGATTGA
- a CDS encoding zinc-dependent metalloprotease — MRTRLLISAIAILTVSAFAVAQTPPPTGGAGQARPPGQGGQRPAQGPKPYNEVVTKEAETQHGVFKVHKIDEKILWEIPANMLGRLFLWQTEIAEQPYTTGYPGTAAGLKTICFTRRNNKIFMHDVSDPIRTDETSGGLFRGVQMNTVYPIIMAFDVQAEGENNSTVIDVTSTFLTDPQDFGVRGAVGGAGVDGSRSYIDRVKAFPINIETRSLLTFARGGGGRQASPFGPPAGGNSSAVTVLVHYSLTLLPEKPMMGRLKDSRIGYFTVGFDSINTNKPVKPIEYIARFRLEKKDPKAAESEPVKPIVFYLSREVPEKWRSYMKRGVEMWQPAFAKAGFKNAIICKDAPSVEADPTWDPEDARYSVIRWAPSSTANAMGPSIQDPRSGETISAHIIFWHNIIDLTQKWYFVQCGAIDPRTRRLPFSDDMIGETLTYVVAHEVGHTLGLEHNFKASVARTIAQLRNKEFMKTHGVSSSIMSYSRNNYVAQPGDGITYSTNGFLGEYDFFAIEYGYKPIPDVNKPEDETSFLDRFLARQVDDPTVRFGNYKYRQDPTTQSERIGDDAVEATRLGLLNLERTAQRLLTATTTHGEDYTLMSEVLGDINSHRMMWLMQVVQYVGGVVETDYHAGRGGEVFKPVSAAYQRKAVNFLTTTGLQTPMYLLQSSILGRIEPNGVVNRVSGVQNLILNQLLNDARARRMFDAEAQLGQSAYRVSEMCAQLREGSWSELREAKPRIDIYRRNLQRTYLSTIDGRLNGASKTQTDLRLYLKIELKNLAKQIDKAIPVSADQITAMHLADSRKEIERIIQGKTSQAVSTGTPSFADLFGISEHEINGHTCFGPGAMAWELMHRIEK; from the coding sequence ATGCGTACTCGTTTGCTTATCTCCGCAATTGCAATTCTCACTGTATCGGCCTTTGCCGTGGCCCAAACCCCACCTCCCACTGGAGGAGCCGGACAAGCTCGCCCACCCGGTCAAGGGGGGCAGAGGCCCGCTCAAGGCCCCAAGCCGTACAACGAGGTGGTGACCAAAGAAGCCGAAACGCAGCACGGCGTCTTCAAGGTCCACAAGATCGACGAGAAGATTCTCTGGGAGATTCCTGCGAATATGCTCGGCAGACTGTTCTTATGGCAGACCGAAATCGCCGAGCAGCCTTATACAACGGGCTACCCCGGGACAGCAGCCGGGCTGAAAACCATCTGCTTCACCCGCCGAAACAACAAGATTTTTATGCACGACGTGAGTGATCCCATCCGAACGGACGAAACCTCCGGCGGACTCTTTCGCGGCGTGCAAATGAACACCGTCTATCCCATCATCATGGCCTTCGACGTTCAGGCCGAGGGTGAAAACAACAGCACGGTCATTGACGTCACGTCAACGTTCCTGACAGATCCCCAGGATTTTGGAGTGCGTGGAGCGGTAGGCGGAGCCGGAGTCGATGGCTCCCGAAGCTATATCGACCGCGTGAAGGCCTTCCCCATCAACATTGAAACGCGGTCTCTGCTCACGTTTGCCCGTGGCGGAGGGGGGCGGCAAGCCAGCCCATTTGGCCCGCCTGCCGGAGGAAACTCAAGCGCGGTCACCGTACTCGTCCACTACAGCCTTACCCTCCTGCCCGAAAAACCGATGATGGGCCGCCTCAAAGACTCCCGCATCGGCTACTTCACGGTCGGGTTCGATAGTATCAACACCAACAAACCCGTCAAACCTATCGAATATATCGCCCGCTTCCGCCTCGAAAAGAAGGACCCCAAAGCCGCCGAGAGCGAGCCGGTCAAACCCATCGTTTTCTACCTCAGCCGCGAGGTCCCCGAAAAGTGGCGATCCTACATGAAGCGAGGCGTCGAGATGTGGCAGCCTGCCTTCGCCAAAGCTGGCTTCAAGAATGCAATCATCTGCAAAGACGCACCATCGGTAGAAGCCGATCCCACATGGGACCCCGAAGATGCTCGCTACAGCGTCATCCGATGGGCGCCATCCTCAACCGCCAATGCCATGGGCCCATCCATCCAAGACCCACGGTCTGGCGAAACCATCTCGGCCCACATCATCTTCTGGCACAACATCATCGACCTCACGCAGAAGTGGTACTTCGTCCAGTGCGGAGCCATCGACCCGCGAACCCGCCGACTCCCCTTCTCCGACGACATGATCGGCGAGACTCTAACCTACGTCGTAGCCCACGAGGTCGGACACACGCTTGGCTTGGAGCACAACTTCAAGGCAAGCGTCGCCCGAACCATCGCTCAGCTCCGCAATAAGGAGTTCATGAAGACGCACGGCGTTTCGTCGTCCATCATGAGCTACTCGCGAAACAACTACGTTGCCCAACCCGGCGACGGAATCACCTACAGCACGAACGGGTTCCTCGGCGAGTACGACTTTTTTGCCATCGAATACGGCTACAAGCCCATCCCCGATGTCAACAAGCCCGAAGACGAAACCTCTTTCCTCGATCGTTTCCTCGCTCGGCAAGTCGACGATCCGACCGTGCGCTTCGGAAACTACAAATATCGACAAGACCCGACCACCCAATCGGAGCGGATTGGAGATGACGCTGTCGAGGCAACTCGTCTCGGGCTGCTCAACCTTGAGCGAACCGCCCAGCGTCTCCTCACCGCCACGACAACCCACGGCGAAGACTACACCCTGATGAGCGAAGTCCTCGGTGATATCAACTCCCACCGAATGATGTGGCTCATGCAGGTTGTCCAGTATGTCGGCGGCGTTGTCGAGACCGACTACCACGCCGGACGCGGTGGCGAAGTCTTCAAGCCTGTCAGCGCGGCGTACCAGCGCAAGGCTGTGAACTTCCTCACGACAACCGGCCTGCAAACGCCCATGTATCTGCTGCAGAGCAGCATCCTCGGACGCATTGAGCCGAACGGAGTCGTGAACAGAGTCAGTGGGGTTCAAAACCTGATCCTCAACCAACTGCTGAACGACGCCCGCGCTCGACGGATGTTCGACGCCGAGGCCCAGCTTGGGCAGAGCGCTTACCGAGTGTCCGAGATGTGCGCCCAGTTGCGCGAAGGCTCTTGGAGCGAACTCCGCGAAGCCAAGCCGAGAATCGACATCTACCGCCGCAACCTACAGCGCACCTATCTCAGCACCATCGACGGCAGGCTAAACGGCGCAAGCAAGACTCAAACCGACCTTCGGCTCTACCTGAAGATTGAACTCAAAAACCTTGCCAAGCAGATCGACAAAGCGATCCCCGTCTCCGCTGACCAGATCACCGCGATGCACCTTGCCGACAGCCGCAAGGAGATCGAAAGGATCATCCAGGGCAAGACAAGCCAGGCCGTTTCAACCGGAACGCCAAGCTTCGCCGATCTCTTCGGGATTAGCGAGCACGAGATCAACGGGCATACATGCTTCGGCCCCGGCGCCATGGCATGGGAACTGATGCACCGGATCGAGAAGTAA
- a CDS encoding DUF4981 domain-containing protein: MTLLAALLLGTLTMSQTPAQTQPMPDWEDPNILSINKEVPRTDAYPYSDLAGAMTLDRAKSPWFKLLNGDWKFHWVGKPEQRPVDFYKQDYDISHWATIEVPSCWEMKGYGTPIYTNVRYPHPANPPFIDHGYNAVGSYRTEFEVPASWKDRETILRFQGVYSAFYVWVNGQKVGYSEDSKGPAEFDITPYLQSGKNSLAVEVYRWCDGSYLEDQDMFRFSGIFRDVSLLSFPKAAIWDVQITPDLDKNYKDGYLSVKATVRNFGDKPFDSRGVDLQLFDKDGKRVPVIHVGEGADAAGGKADPSRTVEVGQVSAKSTKTVEIKVRVTDPAKWSSELPNLYTAVVSLFDQSQKAFDFRGYRAGFRKVEFKEGVFKVNGVHVKIKGVNRHEHDPDTGRRVTRERMEQDIRIMKQFNINAVRCSHYMNDEYWYELCDRYGIFVIDEANIESHGMGYSYERSLGNNPVWRKAHLDRTDRLVKCHFNHPSIVMWSLGNEAGPGVNFDATADLVHELDPSRPVHYERYNRVADVDSVMYPDVNYIYGQGRQESKKPFFVCEYAHAMGNAVGNLKEYWEAFESSDRNMGGCIWDYVDQGLRKYTDEEPGPDGKRKWFYAYGGDYDDTPNDGPFVGNGIIMPDRQIMPKTWEVKKIYQYVKVEPADLIQGTVKITNKHFFTNLDAFDAKWTLTADGETVATGDIAPISLAPGQSKTVQLPLPKPKVAAGTELFVRVSFHTRQDHVWAKKGHEVAWDQLQIPAESIAPYTPLNNLSDLTHTDSSGKITVTGGSFKAEFDKATGMLSSLVYGNKQIVAQQPGVQTGPKLNTFRAFTDNDTWFQKAYFNSGMTQMAYHPQGITVERVGAKAVRVTVEMDAVGFKGNGFRHRAVYTILGDGTIVIDSQITPMGDLPPLGRIGLLMFVDKAFDNFTWLGRGPFESYPDRKQAADVGRYSGKVKDQYQEYVRPQENGNKEEVRWGALTDADGNGILFQASGHLAMNVSHFTPQDIDDARHENGEPRKRVPLILRKNVVVCLDTMTMGLGGASCGPGPLEQYVCRPRPVDFRVVLRPYIKGKEREQAPVAQTPTISRGEDGVVTIVSPTPDTQITYGNDSIRARWAGYRGPFGYATGGMVEAYASGPNLIESPVASASFPRIVPTRVIDSKTVKIVRVDSFEPGEGEAAHMLDGNPGTFWHTKYTGGEDKHPHEAVLDIGSETSLAGFVYTPRQNQANGRIGGYEVYVSADGKTWGSPVQKGKFPNSADIQRILFKAAVKGRYVRFVALDEVNGGPWTSVAEFILLGTVEGR; the protein is encoded by the coding sequence ATGACCTTGCTCGCTGCACTTTTGCTCGGAACCCTCACCATGTCCCAAACTCCAGCCCAAACCCAGCCGATGCCGGACTGGGAAGACCCCAACATTCTCAGCATCAATAAGGAAGTCCCACGCACGGACGCCTACCCCTACTCCGACCTCGCCGGAGCGATGACGCTCGACCGCGCCAAGAGCCCCTGGTTCAAGCTCCTCAACGGCGACTGGAAGTTCCATTGGGTCGGCAAGCCGGAGCAGCGGCCCGTCGATTTTTACAAGCAGGATTACGACATCAGCCATTGGGCGACCATCGAAGTCCCCTCGTGCTGGGAGATGAAGGGCTACGGCACCCCGATCTACACGAACGTCCGCTATCCCCACCCCGCCAATCCCCCCTTCATCGACCACGGCTACAACGCTGTCGGGTCGTATCGGACCGAGTTCGAGGTTCCGGCAAGCTGGAAAGACCGGGAAACGATCCTGCGCTTTCAGGGCGTCTATTCGGCTTTCTATGTGTGGGTGAACGGTCAAAAGGTGGGCTACAGCGAGGATAGCAAAGGCCCCGCCGAATTCGACATCACCCCCTACCTACAGTCTGGAAAGAACTCGCTCGCCGTAGAGGTCTATCGCTGGTGCGACGGAAGCTATCTGGAGGATCAGGACATGTTCCGCTTCAGCGGCATCTTCCGCGATGTCTCGCTTCTCAGCTTCCCCAAAGCCGCAATCTGGGACGTACAGATCACGCCCGATCTCGACAAGAACTACAAAGACGGCTATCTGAGCGTCAAGGCCACCGTCCGCAACTTCGGCGACAAGCCGTTCGACAGCCGAGGCGTCGATCTCCAGCTCTTCGACAAGGACGGCAAGCGCGTTCCCGTCATCCATGTCGGCGAGGGAGCCGACGCAGCAGGCGGCAAAGCCGACCCGTCACGAACGGTCGAAGTCGGACAAGTCTCCGCTAAATCGACCAAGACCGTAGAGATCAAAGTCCGCGTCACAGATCCCGCAAAGTGGTCGAGCGAACTCCCCAACCTCTACACCGCCGTCGTCTCCCTCTTCGACCAAAGCCAGAAAGCTTTCGACTTTCGCGGCTATCGCGCCGGCTTCCGAAAGGTTGAGTTCAAAGAAGGCGTGTTCAAGGTCAACGGCGTCCATGTGAAGATCAAAGGCGTCAACCGTCACGAGCACGACCCCGACACCGGACGGCGCGTCACCCGAGAGCGGATGGAGCAGGACATCCGCATCATGAAGCAGTTCAACATCAACGCGGTCCGATGTTCGCACTACATGAACGACGAGTATTGGTACGAGCTGTGCGACCGCTACGGCATCTTCGTCATCGACGAAGCCAACATCGAATCGCACGGCATGGGCTACTCGTATGAGCGGTCGCTGGGCAACAACCCGGTCTGGCGTAAGGCCCACCTGGATCGCACCGACCGCCTTGTCAAGTGCCACTTCAACCACCCCAGCATCGTCATGTGGTCGCTCGGCAACGAGGCTGGCCCCGGCGTCAACTTCGACGCCACCGCCGACCTCGTCCACGAGCTCGACCCTAGCCGCCCCGTCCACTACGAACGCTACAACCGCGTCGCCGACGTGGACAGCGTGATGTATCCCGACGTGAACTACATCTACGGTCAGGGCAGGCAGGAGTCCAAAAAGCCGTTCTTCGTCTGCGAATACGCCCATGCGATGGGCAACGCCGTCGGCAACCTCAAAGAGTACTGGGAGGCGTTTGAGTCCAGCGACCGCAACATGGGCGGATGCATCTGGGACTACGTGGACCAAGGTCTGCGCAAATACACCGACGAAGAGCCCGGCCCCGACGGCAAGCGCAAGTGGTTCTATGCCTACGGCGGCGACTACGACGACACCCCCAACGACGGCCCGTTCGTCGGCAACGGCATCATCATGCCCGACCGCCAGATCATGCCCAAAACTTGGGAGGTCAAGAAGATCTACCAGTACGTCAAAGTGGAGCCTGCCGACCTAATCCAGGGCACCGTGAAGATCACAAACAAGCACTTCTTCACAAACCTTGACGCGTTCGACGCGAAGTGGACCTTGACCGCCGACGGGGAGACCGTCGCGACCGGAGACATCGCTCCGATCAGCCTCGCTCCCGGTCAGAGCAAGACCGTCCAGCTGCCGCTCCCCAAGCCCAAGGTCGCCGCCGGAACCGAGCTTTTCGTCCGCGTCAGCTTCCATACCCGCCAAGACCACGTTTGGGCGAAGAAGGGGCACGAGGTCGCTTGGGATCAGCTTCAAATTCCTGCTGAGTCCATCGCCCCTTACACCCCCTTAAACAACCTTTCTGATCTCACCCACACCGACAGCAGTGGAAAGATCACCGTCACGGGCGGCAGCTTCAAGGCCGAGTTTGACAAAGCCACCGGAATGCTCAGTTCGCTTGTCTACGGCAACAAGCAGATCGTCGCCCAGCAGCCCGGCGTCCAAACCGGACCCAAACTGAACACCTTCCGCGCCTTTACCGATAACGACACCTGGTTCCAGAAGGCGTACTTCAACTCCGGCATGACGCAGATGGCTTACCATCCGCAGGGCATCACCGTGGAGCGCGTCGGCGCAAAGGCCGTCCGCGTTACCGTGGAGATGGACGCCGTCGGCTTCAAGGGCAACGGCTTCCGCCACCGCGCCGTCTACACGATCCTCGGAGACGGCACCATCGTCATCGACAGTCAGATCACACCTATGGGCGATCTTCCCCCACTTGGCCGGATCGGCCTCCTCATGTTCGTCGACAAGGCGTTCGACAACTTCACCTGGCTGGGGCGTGGACCGTTTGAGAGCTATCCCGACCGCAAGCAGGCCGCCGACGTGGGCCGCTACTCGGGCAAGGTCAAAGATCAGTATCAAGAATACGTCCGCCCGCAAGAAAACGGCAACAAGGAGGAAGTGCGCTGGGGAGCCCTCACCGATGCCGACGGAAACGGCATCCTCTTCCAGGCATCCGGGCACCTGGCGATGAACGTTTCTCACTTCACGCCCCAAGACATCGACGACGCCCGCCACGAGAACGGCGAGCCGCGCAAGCGCGTCCCCCTCATCCTCAGAAAGAACGTCGTGGTATGCCTCGATACCATGACAATGGGGCTCGGCGGCGCCAGCTGCGGCCCTGGCCCGCTGGAACAGTACGTGTGCCGACCCCGGCCCGTGGACTTCCGCGTCGTCCTGAGACCCTACATCAAGGGTAAGGAGCGCGAGCAAGCCCCTGTCGCCCAAACGCCGACGATCTCGCGTGGCGAGGACGGAGTGGTCACGATCGTTTCGCCGACCCCAGACACCCAGATCACCTACGGCAACGACTCCATCCGTGCGCGCTGGGCCGGGTATCGCGGACCATTCGGCTATGCCACGGGCGGAATGGTCGAAGCCTACGCATCCGGGCCGAATCTGATCGAAAGCCCCGTCGCGTCGGCATCCTTCCCGCGCATCGTCCCCACCCGGGTCATCGACTCGAAGACCGTCAAGATCGTCCGCGTCGATTCCTTCGAGCCGGGTGAAGGAGAAGCTGCCCACATGCTCGATGGCAACCCTGGGACCTTCTGGCACACAAAGTACACGGGCGGTGAGGACAAGCATCCGCATGAAGCCGTGCTCGATATCGGCTCCGAAACCAGCCTCGCCGGGTTTGTCTACACTCCCCGACAGAACCAGGCGAACGGAAGGATCGGTGGTTACGAGGTGTACGTCAGCGCCGACGGCAAGACCTGGGGAAGCCCTGTACAGAAGGGCAAGTTCCCCAACTCAGCCGACATCCAGCGCATCCTCTTCAAGGCCGCTGTCAAAGGCCGCTACGTTCGATTTGTCGCCCTCGACGAAGTCAACGGAGGCCCTTGGACATCGGTCGCTGAATTTATACTGCTCGGAACCGTCGAAGGGCGGTAG
- a CDS encoding Fic family protein — protein sequence MPKYIYEQPEWPEYRWEAATLAKTLEAVRLDQGRLLGRLDSLGIGQQQAATMDAVVEEVQKSSEIEGEVLESRLIRSSVGRRLGLETAGLPEPDRRVDGVVEMALDAAQGYDRPLTVDRLRGWHAALFPAGRSGIHRIVVGEWRDDRNGPMQVVSGSVGREKVHFQAPPASILHDEMERFLAWFQGDSSADALLKAGIAHLWFVTIHPFDDGNGRIARAIADMALARSEGRGLRCYSLSSQIRKERTAYYRILEGTQKGGLDVTEYLLWFLECFQRALHTADETMSRVLASARFWQSHAKTELNSRQRTMLARLLEGFDGKLTNARWARMAKCSHDTALRDLNDLVGKGILERNSAGGRSTSYSLSPAEDNSTEP from the coding sequence GTGCCGAAATATATCTATGAACAGCCGGAGTGGCCCGAGTATAGATGGGAAGCGGCGACGCTTGCCAAGACGCTGGAGGCTGTGCGGCTGGATCAGGGACGGCTGCTTGGACGTCTTGACTCGCTGGGCATCGGTCAGCAGCAGGCGGCGACCATGGATGCCGTCGTCGAGGAGGTTCAAAAATCCAGCGAGATCGAAGGCGAGGTGCTTGAAAGCAGGCTGATCCGTTCGTCGGTTGGGAGACGGCTTGGTCTTGAGACGGCTGGCCTGCCTGAGCCTGACCGCCGCGTCGACGGAGTCGTCGAGATGGCTCTCGACGCCGCCCAGGGGTACGACAGGCCTCTGACGGTCGATCGGCTTCGGGGCTGGCATGCCGCCCTGTTTCCAGCGGGCAGAAGCGGCATCCATCGCATTGTCGTCGGCGAATGGAGAGACGACCGGAATGGACCGATGCAGGTGGTTTCGGGGAGTGTGGGGCGCGAAAAGGTTCACTTTCAGGCTCCGCCGGCGAGCATCCTCCATGACGAGATGGAGCGGTTTCTCGCATGGTTTCAGGGAGATAGCTCCGCCGATGCTCTGCTGAAGGCCGGGATCGCCCACCTCTGGTTCGTGACGATCCATCCCTTCGACGACGGCAATGGCAGGATCGCGCGAGCCATCGCAGACATGGCGCTGGCAAGGAGCGAGGGTCGGGGGTTGCGCTGCTACAGTCTGTCCTCGCAGATACGCAAGGAGCGCACCGCCTACTACCGCATCCTTGAAGGGACGCAGAAGGGTGGGCTCGACGTCACGGAATACCTCCTTTGGTTTTTGGAGTGCTTTCAAAGGGCGCTGCACACTGCGGACGAAACGATGTCGAGAGTCCTTGCAAGCGCCCGCTTCTGGCAGAGCCACGCGAAGACAGAGCTGAATTCGCGTCAGCGCACGATGCTGGCGAGGCTGTTGGAGGGGTTCGACGGCAAGCTGACCAACGCGCGATGGGCACGCATGGCGAAATGCTCTCACGACACGGCCTTGCGCGATCTGAACGACCTCGTCGGGAAGGGCATTCTGGAGAGGAACTCAGCAGGCGGGCGCAGCACCAGCTACTCGCTTTCGCCTGCCGAGGATAACTCTACCGAGCCTTAA
- a CDS encoding Gfo/Idh/MocA family oxidoreductase yields MIRVAIVGCGFMGRMHANVYSILDDAQFVAAVDRKPEKAEAFASDFGAKAYTDFDEMLANEEIDAVDICLPTFQHCEYTVRAAQAGKHIMCEKPMALTSEEAQTMIEACETAKVKLMIGHCIRFWPEYAYLKRLNDDGALGKLTSINLTRYGEFPFWSTDNWLADESKSGGGVLDMHIHDTDFALYLKGEPVHISSYGTVDHRGPSQVYTTLQYEDGCVAHLQGGWNLPNHTPFKMAFRAIFERGAAIMDSGPLTIYEDGKEPVVPQFPKMEAQGGGNISDLGGYYHELKYFVDCIEQGREFETVTPQTSLQSLKTTLEEIRQLKAR; encoded by the coding sequence ATGATTAGGGTCGCAATTGTCGGTTGTGGGTTCATGGGGCGCATGCACGCCAACGTTTATTCGATTTTGGACGATGCGCAATTCGTCGCCGCGGTAGACCGCAAGCCCGAAAAAGCCGAGGCCTTCGCCAGCGATTTCGGTGCAAAGGCCTACACCGACTTCGACGAAATGCTCGCAAACGAAGAGATCGACGCCGTCGATATCTGCCTGCCCACCTTCCAACACTGCGAATACACCGTCCGGGCCGCCCAGGCTGGCAAGCACATCATGTGCGAAAAACCGATGGCCCTCACCTCCGAAGAGGCCCAAACCATGATCGAGGCCTGCGAGACGGCAAAGGTCAAGCTGATGATCGGGCACTGCATCCGTTTCTGGCCCGAATATGCTTACCTAAAGAGGCTCAATGACGACGGTGCGCTCGGCAAGCTAACCTCCATCAACCTCACCCGCTACGGTGAGTTTCCGTTCTGGTCCACCGACAACTGGCTCGCCGACGAATCCAAATCCGGCGGCGGCGTACTGGACATGCATATCCATGACACCGACTTTGCCCTCTATCTAAAAGGGGAGCCCGTGCACATCTCCTCATACGGAACGGTGGATCATCGAGGCCCGAGCCAGGTTTACACGACTTTGCAGTACGAAGACGGCTGCGTCGCCCACCTCCAAGGGGGATGGAACCTTCCCAATCACACACCCTTTAAGATGGCCTTCCGCGCGATCTTCGAACGTGGAGCTGCAATCATGGACAGCGGACCGCTCACGATCTATGAAGATGGCAAAGAGCCGGTAGTCCCGCAGTTCCCAAAGATGGAAGCCCAAGGCGGCGGAAACATCAGCGATCTCGGCGGCTACTACCACGAGCTGAAGTATTTTGTGGACTGCATCGAACAAGGCCGAGAGTTTGAGACGGTGACTCCCCAAACCTCGCTGCAATCCTTAAAGACGACCCTGGAAGAGATCCGGCAGCTTAAGGCTCGGTAG